The Candidatus Omnitrophota bacterium genomic interval AACAGTTATGAAAATCAAGATGTTTTGAATGTAAAACTGTCGCAGTTTAGAGAGATAGCCAGCCGGCATAAAGTTACAGCGTGTGTTATACCACAGATTCATAAAATAGTGGGGTTACGATGAAAAATAAACGAGGAAAAATGTCTGCCATAAATGGTGGCGGAAAGAAATCCGATTACGAAGGTTTACAGAGAAATATTCGAAAATTTAAAACTCCTTCTATTGAAGTTTGGCTTAATCAATACGCGGATAAGCTTTATACGATTGACCTGGATATTCCGGAGTTTACTTGTATCTGTCCAAAAACGGGCTTACCGGATTTTGCGACTATTCGGATAGAATATTCTCCGGCTAAATTCTGCGTAGAGTTAAAATCTTTTAAGATGTATACTATATCTTTTCGCAATTTAGGGATTTTTCATGAGCATTTAATTAATAAAATGCTTGAGGATTTTGTGGCTGTGGTCAGGCCGCGCTGGTTAAAGATTAGTGGAATTTTTAATCCTCGGGGCGGTATTACTACGACTGTCTCAAGAGAATATAAAGCTAAATGAGAGAAATTAAAGCAACTCAAATAAGTGTGGCTGTTACTGAATTAGTGCGTCGCGCTAATTTTCTTTTGCGTAAGGATGTTTTATCTGCTTTATGTCGCGCTTATCGATTAGAAAAAAATAAGCGTTCAAAAGCAATCCTTAAGGCGATACTGGATAATGCCGCTTATGCTAAGCAAAAAAACTTAGCTATTTGTCAGGATACCGGTATGCCGGTTGTGTTTGCCGATGTTGGACAGGATGTAAAAATATCCGGAGATTTGAAAACAGCGATAAATAAGGGAGTCAAAGACGGATATAAAAAATATGCCTTAAGAAATTCCATTGTCGTTGATCCTCTTTTAAGAGGAAAATCTAAGTTTTCACCGTGCGTAATCCATACGGATGTAGTTAAAGGAAATAAAATTAAATTAACGGTTTTACCTAAAGGTTTTGGCTGTGAGAATAAATCGCA includes:
- the queF gene encoding preQ(1) synthase; translated protein: MKNKRGKMSAINGGGKKSDYEGLQRNIRKFKTPSIEVWLNQYADKLYTIDLDIPEFTCICPKTGLPDFATIRIEYSPAKFCVELKSFKMYTISFRNLGIFHEHLINKMLEDFVAVVRPRWLKISGIFNPRGGITTTVSREYKAK
- a CDS encoding fumarate hydratase, with the translated sequence MREIKATQISVAVTELVRRANFLLRKDVLSALCRAYRLEKNKRSKAILKAILDNAAYAKQKNLAICQDTGMPVVFADVGQDVKISGDLKTAINKGVKDGYKKYALRNSIVVDPLLRGKSKFSPCVIHTDVVKGNKIKLTVLPKGFGCENKSQLKMFKPTASTEEIAKFIIDAVKNAGPDACPPYVVGVGIGGTADYAALLAKKALLKRIRLQRGLSPQGTVPGFERKLLFEINNLNIGPMGLGGKTTALAVNIATYPTHIAGLPVSVNISCHALRSASVIL